One window from the genome of Streptomyces sp. NBC_01476 encodes:
- a CDS encoding TIGR03618 family F420-dependent PPOX class oxidoreductase, which yields MATLNDFADLARSQQGLGVVSTLRADLSIQSSVVNLAVMGHPVAGADIVAFVTYGKVKLANLRVRPRLAVAVRSGWKWATVEGAAELIGPDDPHRAFDAERVRLLLREIFVAAGGTHDNWDAYDRTMAADRRAAVLVRPDRVYGNA from the coding sequence ATGGCAACGCTGAACGACTTCGCGGATCTCGCCCGCTCGCAGCAGGGCCTCGGTGTGGTGTCGACCTTGCGCGCCGACCTGAGCATCCAGTCGTCCGTGGTCAATCTCGCGGTCATGGGCCATCCCGTCGCGGGTGCGGACATCGTGGCGTTCGTGACCTACGGCAAGGTCAAGCTGGCCAATCTCAGGGTCCGCCCCCGGCTCGCCGTTGCCGTGCGATCCGGCTGGAAGTGGGCGACAGTTGAAGGAGCGGCCGAGCTCATCGGACCGGACGACCCGCATCGGGCATTCGACGCGGAGCGCGTTCGGCTGCTCCTCCGCGAGATCTTCGTCGCGGCGGGCGGCACGCATGACAACTGGGACGCGTACGACAGGACCATGGCCGCGGACCGCCGCGCCGCCGTGCTGGTGCGGCCGGATCGCGTCTACGGCAACGCCTGA
- a CDS encoding winged helix-turn-helix transcriptional regulator, translating into MSQDSEPTNPGAPRVCSIADALGVVGERWTLLVLRELGFGVHRFNDIQTNTGAPRETLALRLRKLEDAGLIERRQYSEHPPRDEYLLTAAGKEIAPVLTALRQWGERHATPQLRIS; encoded by the coding sequence GTGAGTCAGGACAGCGAACCCACCAATCCGGGAGCCCCCCGGGTCTGCTCCATCGCCGACGCGCTCGGTGTCGTCGGCGAGCGCTGGACCCTGCTCGTCCTGCGCGAGCTGGGCTTCGGCGTGCACCGGTTCAACGACATCCAGACCAACACCGGCGCCCCCCGCGAGACCCTCGCGCTGCGCCTGCGCAAACTTGAGGACGCCGGCCTCATCGAGCGCCGCCAGTACTCGGAGCACCCGCCCCGCGACGAGTACCTTCTCACCGCCGCGGGCAAGGAGATCGCCCCCGTCCTCACCGCGCTGCGGCAGTGGGGCGAACGCCACGCCACCCCGCAGCTGCGTATCTCCTGA
- a CDS encoding SpoIIE family protein phosphatase, with the protein MPNFPRRPGPSPPPEAPAPAPVTRRRGRPRRRGEGLRALLSPRSVVGKLFILQLVIVLLLAAGALGILVLTVEHANTRDAEHRSLAVAQGFAHAPGIAAAMKSRDPTAALQPLAQQAAGEAGVDYIGVVNREGIRYTASTPALIGKRSPVNMAPLLAGETVQSKDVGDLGPRVRADVPIRDTDGRILGAVGAGVRISSITASANRQMPLLLLVTGAAVVLSTGGTALLSRRLLRQTHGMGPAEITRMYEHHDAVLHAAREGVLILDRNRSLVLANDEARRLLDLPPEVEGRDIHDLGLPPDIAELLASGREADDEVLPVGNRVLAVNQRLIERYGGPRGCVVTLRDSTELQRISGKAQAAQGRLKVLYDASLGVGTTLDVTRTAEEIAEAAVPSFAEFATVDLVEGILRGEEPVGTERVLRRVAISGVQPDPPLFGTGDTVHLHAQGPQMRSLAAGLAVWESDLSDAAGWSEQDPERAGRVVDYGIHSLISAPLQARGVVLGVATFWRSQTAEPFEEEDLALAEELASRAALSIDNARRYTREHAMAVTLQRSLLPGSLPEQNALEVAYRYLPARESVGGDWFDVIPLPGARVALVVGDVVGHGLHAAATMGRLRTAVHNFSSMDLPPDEILGRLDELADRIDRSEDTEGYPDAVIGATCLYAIYDPVGRRCSIARAGHLPPVLVHPDGEVEFLELEAGPPLGAGGSVYVTTEVDVPEGSTLVLYTDGLVEDRSRDIDEGLGLLRAALHGVAGDPEQTCAAVLDAILPEHPGDDIALLVARTRMLPSDQVCSWEVPPDPAAVGAVRAAVADRLAAWNLEETSFMTELILSELVTNAIRYATAPIGVRLLLDRQLICEVSDGSSTSPHLRYATSTDEGGRGLFLVDQVADRWGTRYTSEGKVIWSEQPLPHDFRPPQEEAEADS; encoded by the coding sequence ATGCCGAATTTCCCCCGCCGACCTGGACCGTCGCCTCCGCCGGAGGCCCCGGCCCCGGCCCCGGTCACGCGCCGGCGCGGTCGGCCGCGGCGGCGGGGTGAGGGCCTTCGGGCGCTGCTGAGCCCCCGCAGCGTGGTCGGGAAGCTGTTCATCCTCCAGCTGGTCATCGTCCTGCTGCTGGCGGCCGGCGCCCTCGGCATCCTCGTCCTCACCGTCGAGCACGCGAACACCCGCGACGCGGAACACCGCTCGCTCGCCGTCGCCCAGGGGTTCGCGCACGCCCCGGGGATCGCCGCGGCGATGAAGTCCCGCGACCCCACGGCGGCACTGCAGCCCCTGGCCCAGCAGGCGGCCGGCGAGGCGGGCGTGGACTACATCGGCGTCGTCAACCGGGAGGGCATCCGCTACACCGCGTCCACTCCGGCGCTCATCGGCAAACGCAGCCCGGTGAACATGGCACCGCTGCTGGCCGGAGAGACCGTTCAGAGCAAGGATGTCGGCGACCTCGGCCCCCGGGTGCGGGCGGACGTCCCGATCCGGGACACGGACGGCAGGATCCTCGGCGCGGTGGGTGCAGGAGTCCGGATCAGCAGCATCACCGCGTCGGCCAACCGGCAGATGCCGTTGCTGCTGCTCGTGACCGGCGCCGCGGTGGTGCTCTCCACCGGCGGCACGGCGCTGCTGAGCCGGCGGCTGCTCCGGCAGACCCACGGCATGGGGCCGGCCGAGATCACCCGCATGTACGAGCACCACGACGCCGTACTGCACGCCGCACGCGAAGGCGTGCTCATCCTCGACCGGAACCGCTCGCTCGTCCTGGCCAACGACGAGGCCCGGCGGCTGCTGGACCTGCCGCCGGAGGTGGAGGGCCGCGACATCCACGACCTGGGCCTCCCGCCGGACATCGCCGAGCTGCTGGCCTCCGGCCGGGAGGCCGACGACGAGGTGCTGCCGGTCGGAAACCGGGTGCTCGCGGTGAACCAGCGGCTCATCGAACGGTACGGCGGCCCGCGCGGCTGCGTGGTGACCCTGCGTGACTCCACCGAACTCCAGCGGATCTCCGGCAAGGCCCAGGCGGCCCAGGGGCGCCTCAAGGTGCTCTACGACGCGAGCCTCGGCGTCGGCACCACGCTCGACGTGACCCGCACCGCGGAAGAGATCGCCGAAGCGGCCGTGCCGAGCTTCGCCGAGTTCGCCACCGTCGACCTGGTCGAGGGCATCCTGCGCGGCGAGGAGCCGGTGGGCACCGAGCGGGTGCTGCGCCGCGTGGCCATCTCCGGCGTCCAGCCCGACCCGCCGCTGTTCGGCACCGGCGACACGGTGCACCTGCACGCGCAGGGCCCGCAGATGAGGAGCCTGGCCGCCGGCCTCGCCGTGTGGGAGAGCGATTTGAGCGACGCCGCCGGCTGGTCGGAGCAGGACCCCGAGCGGGCCGGGCGGGTGGTCGACTACGGCATTCACTCCCTGATCAGCGCCCCGCTGCAGGCCAGGGGAGTGGTCCTGGGAGTGGCGACCTTCTGGCGCTCGCAGACTGCGGAGCCGTTCGAGGAGGAAGACCTGGCGCTCGCCGAGGAACTCGCCAGCCGGGCCGCGCTGAGCATCGACAACGCCCGCCGCTACACCCGCGAGCACGCGATGGCCGTCACCTTGCAGCGCAGCCTGCTGCCGGGCAGCCTGCCCGAGCAGAACGCGCTGGAGGTCGCCTACCGCTACCTCCCCGCGCGGGAGAGCGTCGGCGGGGACTGGTTCGACGTGATCCCGCTGCCGGGCGCGCGGGTGGCGCTGGTGGTCGGCGATGTCGTCGGGCACGGTCTGCACGCGGCGGCCACCATGGGCCGGCTGCGTACCGCCGTGCACAACTTCTCCTCCATGGACCTGCCGCCGGACGAGATCCTGGGCCGCCTCGACGAGCTGGCGGACCGTATCGACCGCAGCGAGGACACCGAGGGCTACCCGGACGCGGTGATCGGCGCGACCTGCCTGTACGCGATCTACGATCCGGTGGGCCGGCGCTGCAGCATCGCGCGGGCCGGCCACCTGCCGCCGGTGCTCGTACACCCCGACGGCGAGGTGGAGTTCCTCGAACTGGAGGCAGGGCCGCCGCTGGGGGCCGGCGGCTCCGTGTACGTGACGACCGAGGTGGACGTGCCCGAGGGCAGCACGCTGGTGCTCTACACCGACGGCCTGGTGGAGGACCGCAGCCGGGACATCGACGAGGGGCTGGGACTGCTGCGGGCCGCGCTGCACGGGGTGGCCGGCGACCCCGAGCAGACCTGCGCCGCGGTACTCGACGCGATACTGCCGGAACACCCCGGCGACGACATCGCCCTCCTTGTCGCGCGGACGCGGATGCTGCCGTCGGACCAGGTCTGCAGCTGGGAGGTGCCGCCCGATCCGGCGGCGGTGGGCGCCGTACGCGCCGCGGTCGCCGACCGGCTGGCCGCCTGGAACCTGGAGGAGACCAGCTTCATGACCGAGCTGATCCTCAGCGAGCTGGTCACCAACGCCATCCGGTACGCCACCGCGCCCATCGGGGTGCGGCTGCTGCTCGACCGGCAGCTGATCTGCGAGGTCTCCGACGGCAGCAGCACCTCCCCGCACCTGCGCTACGCGACCAGCACGGACGAGGGCGGCCGCGGTCTGTTCCTGGTCGACCAGGTAGCCGACCGCTGGGGCACCCGCTACACCTCCGAGGGCAAGGTCATCTGGTCCGAGCAGCCCCTTCCCCATGACTTCCGCCCCCCGCAGGAGGAGGCCGAGGCCGACTCGTAG
- a CDS encoding ferredoxin reductase family protein: MTTTYGPRQARHAVVPTGARSPAALVLFVCWAGAAVVLALWWQDTGAVVGTADWLIGAGRIAGLLSGYGCALLVGLMARIPVLERGVGSDRVARWHAALGRYTVCLLIAHVTLILWGYAVQARTGVAGEASTVVLTYPEMLKGTIGGLLLLAVGAVSARAVRRKVRYETWYYLHLLTYLAVFLAFWHQLALGADFAAHPLARGFWYALYGAAAAAVLWYRVTAPLRLNLRHRFRVAQVVQETPEVVSVIVRGERLPELAARSGQFLRWRFLAPGLWWTASPYSLSTAPRPDLLRITVKAVGGHSAALARLRPGTRIWAEGPYGALTADRRTRQKVLLLAGGVGVTPLRALFESLPAQPGDLTMIYRARTPDDLALRGELESIARSRGARLHYLLNQADGRGPRLTADLLRAAVPDVARHDVYLCGPPGMARASYEALRSAGVPGRHIHHESFEL; this comes from the coding sequence ATGACCACCACATACGGCCCGCGCCAGGCACGGCACGCGGTGGTACCCACCGGAGCGCGCTCCCCGGCCGCACTGGTGCTCTTTGTCTGCTGGGCAGGGGCGGCCGTGGTCCTGGCGCTGTGGTGGCAGGACACCGGCGCCGTGGTCGGCACCGCGGACTGGCTCATCGGCGCCGGCCGGATCGCCGGCCTGCTCAGCGGCTACGGCTGCGCGCTGCTGGTCGGCCTGATGGCGCGGATCCCGGTCCTGGAACGGGGGGTGGGCAGTGACCGGGTGGCCCGCTGGCACGCCGCACTCGGCCGCTACACGGTGTGCCTGCTGATCGCGCACGTCACGCTGATCCTGTGGGGTTACGCGGTGCAGGCCCGTACCGGCGTGGCCGGCGAAGCCTCGACCGTCGTCCTGACCTACCCCGAGATGCTCAAGGGCACGATCGGCGGGCTGCTGCTGCTCGCCGTCGGAGCCGTCTCCGCGCGGGCGGTACGCCGCAAGGTCCGCTACGAGACCTGGTACTACCTGCACCTGCTCACCTACCTGGCGGTGTTCCTCGCCTTCTGGCACCAGCTCGCCCTCGGCGCGGACTTCGCCGCCCACCCACTGGCACGCGGCTTCTGGTACGCGCTCTACGGGGCGGCGGCGGCAGCGGTGCTGTGGTACCGGGTCACGGCGCCGCTGCGGCTGAACCTGCGGCACCGCTTCCGGGTGGCGCAGGTGGTCCAGGAGACGCCCGAGGTGGTGTCGGTGATCGTGCGCGGTGAGCGACTGCCGGAACTGGCGGCCCGCTCCGGCCAGTTCCTGCGGTGGCGCTTCCTGGCCCCCGGGCTGTGGTGGACGGCGAGCCCGTACTCGCTGTCCACCGCGCCGCGGCCCGACCTGCTGCGCATCACCGTCAAGGCGGTGGGCGGCCACAGCGCGGCGCTGGCCCGGCTGCGGCCCGGCACCCGGATCTGGGCCGAGGGACCGTACGGCGCCCTGACCGCCGACCGCCGGACCCGCCAGAAGGTGCTGCTGCTCGCGGGCGGGGTCGGTGTGACGCCGTTGCGCGCCCTGTTCGAGTCCCTGCCGGCGCAGCCGGGCGACCTCACGATGATCTACCGGGCCCGCACCCCGGACGACCTGGCGCTGCGCGGCGAACTGGAGTCGATAGCCCGCTCCCGCGGTGCCCGCCTCCACTACCTGCTCAACCAGGCCGACGGCCGCGGCCCACGGCTCACCGCGGACCTCCTGCGCGCCGCCGTACCGGACGTCGCCCGGCACGACGTCTACCTGTGCGGACCGCCCGGCATGGCACGGGCGTCCTACGAGGCGCTGCGCTCCGCGGGCGTGCCGGGCCGCCACATCCACCACGAGTCGTTCGAACTGTGA
- a CDS encoding RNA polymerase sigma factor, with product MKRSREKAASELFAAVYPRLAGWCRRLVDDETAHEIASEAFTRLWARWTAVAEPQGFLYVTAANLVRDHWRKLERERRTVHRVTAETAVRPQTEQPDPSVRMLVQSLPERLRVPILLHYYADMPIREVSLLTGRKEGTVMSDLHTARELLRAHLRRSLDHTR from the coding sequence TTGAAACGGTCCCGTGAGAAGGCGGCCTCCGAGCTCTTCGCCGCCGTCTATCCGCGCCTCGCCGGCTGGTGCCGCCGTCTCGTCGACGACGAGACGGCCCACGAGATCGCCTCGGAGGCGTTCACCCGGCTGTGGGCCCGCTGGACAGCCGTGGCGGAGCCCCAGGGATTCCTCTACGTCACCGCGGCCAACCTCGTCCGGGACCACTGGCGCAAGCTGGAGCGCGAACGGAGAACGGTCCACCGGGTCACCGCGGAAACCGCCGTCCGCCCGCAGACCGAGCAGCCCGACCCGTCGGTCCGCATGCTCGTGCAGTCGCTGCCGGAACGGCTGCGCGTCCCGATCCTGCTGCACTACTACGCCGACATGCCGATCCGCGAGGTGTCCCTGCTGACCGGGCGCAAGGAAGGCACCGTCATGTCGGACCTGCACACCGCCCGCGAGCTGCTCCGCGCCCATCTGAGGAGAAGTCTTGATCACACACGCTGA
- a CDS encoding class F sortase — protein MIPSVRRAPAAVAVALLLVSCGAHQAGRADGADPAGRSGRTTTAPARTATTPSSRPSANTARPLARSVPVGLRIPAIGVDTPVIRLGLAPDGSVQVPPVTAHDRAGWYRYSPTPGQTGPSVILAHVTVGAYGDGVFRHLAELRRGDRIVARLANGTAAVFTVTTVRTVAKAAFPTDAVYGEVDRPELRLITCGGPRTGDGYLDNVIVFAALTPASP, from the coding sequence ATGATCCCGTCCGTCAGGCGCGCGCCGGCCGCCGTGGCGGTGGCCTTGCTGCTCGTGAGCTGCGGCGCCCACCAGGCGGGCCGGGCCGACGGGGCGGACCCGGCGGGCCGGAGCGGCCGGACCACGACCGCCCCCGCCCGGACCGCGACGACCCCGTCCTCGCGGCCGTCCGCGAACACGGCACGTCCGCTGGCGCGTTCCGTCCCGGTCGGCCTGCGGATCCCGGCCATCGGGGTCGACACCCCGGTCATACGACTGGGGCTGGCCCCGGACGGCAGCGTGCAGGTCCCCCCGGTCACCGCACACGACCGGGCGGGCTGGTACCGGTACTCGCCGACACCCGGCCAGACCGGTCCTTCGGTGATCCTCGCCCATGTCACGGTCGGCGCCTACGGGGACGGGGTCTTCCGTCACCTGGCGGAGCTGCGCCGGGGCGACCGGATCGTGGCCCGCCTGGCGAACGGCACGGCGGCGGTGTTCACCGTCACCACGGTTCGGACGGTCGCCAAGGCCGCCTTCCCGACGGACGCGGTCTACGGGGAGGTGGACCGTCCGGAGCTGCGGCTCATCACCTGCGGCGGCCCCCGTACCGGTGACGGCTACCTCGACAACGTGATCGTCTTCGCCGCGCTGACGCCGGCGAGCCCCTGA
- a CDS encoding type 1 glutamine amidotransferase domain-containing protein, giving the protein MAKILFIVSGATYWVLKDGTRYATGYWAEEFANPYKMLTDAGHEVVVATPGGVVPNVDMMSLRPSMAGGEDAALELEAVIRDAEVMRRPLQLSDVRLEDYDGVYLPGGHGPMADLAFDADVGRLLTEQLASGNPLAIVCHAPSAMLATRIHGVSPFKGYKVTGFTNEEEEGVGLASRATWLLETDLKEKVGVDFSRGPVWEPYMVEDRNLVTGQNPHSAAVLGERLLKILA; this is encoded by the coding sequence ATGGCGAAGATCCTTTTCATAGTGAGCGGAGCGACGTACTGGGTGCTCAAGGACGGCACCAGGTACGCGACCGGTTACTGGGCCGAAGAGTTTGCGAACCCGTACAAAATGCTCACGGACGCTGGTCACGAGGTCGTGGTCGCGACGCCGGGCGGCGTGGTCCCCAACGTCGACATGATGAGCCTGCGCCCCTCGATGGCGGGCGGTGAGGACGCCGCCCTCGAACTGGAGGCCGTCATCCGTGACGCGGAGGTGATGCGGCGCCCGCTCCAGCTGTCGGACGTCCGCCTGGAGGACTACGACGGGGTGTATCTCCCCGGTGGCCACGGACCGATGGCGGACCTGGCGTTCGACGCCGACGTCGGCCGGCTGCTGACCGAGCAGCTCGCCTCGGGCAACCCGCTGGCGATCGTGTGCCACGCCCCGTCCGCGATGCTCGCCACCAGGATCCACGGTGTGTCGCCCTTCAAGGGCTACAAGGTCACCGGCTTCACCAATGAGGAAGAGGAAGGCGTCGGGCTTGCCTCCCGGGCGACCTGGCTGCTGGAGACGGACCTCAAGGAGAAGGTCGGCGTCGACTTCAGCCGCGGCCCGGTCTGGGAGCCCTACATGGTGGAGGACCGCAACCTCGTCACCGGGCAGAACCCCCACTCGGCGGCGGTCCTGGGGGAGCGGTTGCTGAAGATCCTCGCGTGA
- a CDS encoding FMN-binding protein, whose translation MNSLSGRPLRRVLLSTLTTVTGVLLLLSLKPHTTGGADSAAARPAAPPPAPSASATSPATSPAAGGATGTRTVEGDTVQTRYGPVRLRVTLQGSRITAVSAVQVPDGSPRDQEITGFAVPQLTQEALSAQSARIDTVSGATYTSEGYIQSLQSALDKAGG comes from the coding sequence GTGAACAGTCTTTCCGGCCGCCCGCTGCGCCGAGTCCTGCTCAGCACCCTGACGACCGTCACCGGCGTGCTGCTCCTGCTCAGCCTCAAGCCGCACACGACGGGAGGCGCGGACAGCGCCGCCGCCCGCCCGGCGGCCCCCCCGCCCGCCCCGTCCGCCTCCGCGACCTCCCCGGCGACCTCCCCGGCCGCCGGCGGCGCGACGGGGACCCGCACCGTGGAGGGCGACACCGTCCAGACCCGCTACGGACCCGTACGGCTCCGCGTCACCCTGCAGGGCAGCAGGATCACCGCCGTGTCCGCCGTCCAGGTACCGGACGGCAGCCCCCGCGACCAGGAGATCACCGGCTTCGCCGTGCCCCAGCTCACGCAGGAGGCGCTGTCCGCGCAGAGCGCGCGGATCGACACCGTCTCCGGGGCGACCTACACCAGCGAGGGCTACATCCAGTCCCTGCAGAGCGCCCTGGACAAGGCCGGTGGCTGA
- a CDS encoding sortase-dependent protein, with amino-acid sequence MRRTILSVTALACTAVLAGAVPAFADGTTPTPVPSAAPTRLATPTPAPTRAPAQAPAPTAVPGGVAVVPKGAPDTGVAPTATRSGADGGLIGGGAAALVAAGGAAVLLVRRRRSAGA; translated from the coding sequence ATGCGCCGAACCATCCTCAGCGTCACGGCACTCGCGTGCACCGCCGTGCTCGCGGGCGCCGTGCCCGCGTTCGCCGACGGGACGACCCCGACCCCGGTGCCGAGCGCCGCCCCGACGCGGCTGGCGACCCCGACCCCGGCGCCGACGCGTGCACCGGCCCAGGCGCCGGCACCGACCGCGGTTCCCGGTGGGGTCGCCGTCGTGCCGAAGGGAGCGCCCGACACCGGTGTGGCGCCCACGGCGACGCGGTCCGGAGCCGACGGCGGACTGATCGGCGGGGGCGCCGCCGCCCTCGTGGCCGCCGGGGGCGCGGCGGTCCTGCTCGTACGTCGCCGGCGGTCGGCCGGGGCATGA
- a CDS encoding SDR family oxidoreductase: MSSILITGASKGVGRATAVELAKRGHRVVATARDPRALDGLDVAERLRLDVTDQASVDAAVAQAGEIDTLVSNAGVIFSGAVEASPTAEIERLYAQNTVGAIRVTQAVLPHMRRRGKGRLLYVSSASGRVVQPGTAAYTASKWALEAFGETLAIELAGFGIDVTLAEPGPISSGALDDMTAYTLPDDPYAALFAGRSIPADLMSSPEEVAAALADLVELPVVPLRVPIGPVAEQVIAARNSAPYDKPFIRA; encoded by the coding sequence ATGTCCTCGATCCTGATCACCGGCGCGTCCAAGGGTGTCGGCCGGGCCACCGCCGTCGAACTGGCCAAGCGCGGTCACCGCGTCGTCGCCACCGCCCGCGACCCGCGCGCCCTGGACGGCCTTGATGTGGCCGAGCGGCTGCGTCTCGACGTCACCGACCAGGCGAGTGTCGACGCCGCCGTCGCGCAGGCGGGCGAGATCGACACCCTCGTCTCCAACGCCGGCGTCATCTTCAGCGGCGCCGTCGAGGCGAGCCCCACCGCGGAGATCGAGCGCCTCTACGCGCAGAACACCGTCGGCGCGATCCGCGTCACCCAGGCCGTCCTGCCGCACATGCGCCGGCGCGGCAAAGGCCGCCTGCTCTACGTCTCCAGCGCGTCCGGCCGGGTCGTACAGCCGGGCACCGCCGCCTACACGGCCTCGAAGTGGGCCCTCGAAGCCTTCGGGGAGACCCTGGCGATCGAACTCGCCGGCTTCGGCATCGACGTCACCCTCGCCGAGCCGGGTCCGATCAGCTCCGGCGCGCTGGACGACATGACCGCCTACACCCTGCCCGACGACCCGTACGCGGCCCTGTTCGCGGGGCGGAGCATCCCTGCGGACCTGATGAGCAGCCCGGAGGAGGTCGCCGCGGCTCTGGCGGACCTCGTGGAACTGCCCGTGGTTCCGCTGCGCGTACCGATCGGGCCCGTCGCAGAACAGGTCATCGCCGCGCGGAACAGCGCCCCGTACGACAAACCCTTCATCCGGGCCTGA
- a CDS encoding response regulator transcription factor — protein MDTAPRAQPAPLTRPDGSPVRVLVVDDEPDLTEVLAGVLRYEGWQVRTAGDVSSALAQARDFEPDAVVLDIMLPDGNGLAALRGLRAARPDVCVLFLTARDSVEDRIAGITAGGDDYVTKPFSLEEVLARLRGLLRRAGMTRARGDTALLVVGDLTVDEDAREVSRGGEAIDLSPTEFELLRYLMRNPRRVLSKAQILEQVWSYDFGGQAHVVELYISYLRRKIDAGREPMIHTVRGAGYVLKAVPR, from the coding sequence ATGGACACCGCACCGCGCGCTCAGCCCGCGCCCCTGACCCGGCCGGACGGCTCCCCGGTCCGGGTCCTCGTGGTCGACGACGAGCCCGATCTGACGGAGGTGCTCGCCGGGGTGCTGCGCTACGAGGGCTGGCAGGTGCGCACCGCGGGCGATGTCTCCTCCGCGCTCGCCCAGGCGCGGGACTTCGAGCCGGACGCGGTGGTCCTCGACATCATGCTGCCCGACGGTAACGGGCTGGCGGCGCTGCGCGGCCTGCGCGCGGCCCGGCCCGATGTGTGCGTGCTCTTCCTCACCGCACGGGACTCGGTGGAGGACCGGATCGCGGGCATCACGGCCGGCGGGGACGACTACGTCACCAAGCCGTTCAGCCTGGAGGAGGTGCTCGCCCGGCTGCGCGGCCTGCTGCGCCGGGCCGGGATGACACGGGCGCGGGGCGACACGGCGCTGCTCGTGGTCGGTGATCTCACGGTCGACGAGGACGCGCGGGAGGTCAGCCGCGGCGGGGAGGCGATCGACCTGTCACCGACGGAGTTCGAACTCCTCCGGTACCTCATGCGCAACCCGCGCCGGGTGCTGAGCAAGGCGCAGATCCTGGAGCAGGTGTGGTCCTACGACTTCGGCGGCCAGGCCCATGTGGTGGAGCTCTACATCAGCTATCTGCGCCGGAAGATCGACGCCGGCCGGGAGCCGATGATCCACACCGTGCGGGGGGCCGGCTACGTACTGAAGGCCGTGCCGCGGTGA
- a CDS encoding FAD:protein FMN transferase — protein sequence MGTVFSFDVRGAAPRTAAALDAAAAWLHHVDEVFSTYRPGSQISRLAAGTLALSACSPEVGEVLRLCEAAERRSGGWFSAGYAGGFDPTGLVKGWAVQRAAAMVSAAGPEAVCVNGGGDIQVHGGPWRIGVSDPLRRGGLVTVVHADGELAVATSGPAERGCHILDPRTGRPPAAALASLTVICRGLTDADTYATAGYAMGDRARTWLESLPGTRSLAIAADGTSWSTGGLRQGQAAER from the coding sequence ATGGGCACGGTCTTCTCCTTCGATGTGCGCGGTGCCGCCCCGCGCACCGCCGCCGCCCTGGACGCCGCGGCCGCCTGGCTGCACCACGTGGACGAGGTCTTCTCGACCTACCGGCCCGGGAGCCAGATCAGCCGGCTGGCGGCCGGGACCCTGGCGCTGTCCGCGTGCTCACCGGAGGTGGGGGAGGTACTCCGCCTCTGCGAAGCCGCCGAGCGCCGCAGCGGCGGCTGGTTCAGCGCCGGGTACGCGGGCGGCTTCGACCCCACCGGGCTGGTCAAGGGGTGGGCGGTGCAGCGGGCGGCCGCGATGGTCTCCGCGGCCGGTCCCGAGGCGGTGTGCGTCAACGGCGGCGGCGACATCCAGGTGCACGGCGGGCCGTGGCGCATCGGCGTGAGCGATCCGCTGCGCCGGGGCGGACTGGTGACCGTGGTGCACGCCGACGGAGAACTGGCCGTCGCCACCTCGGGTCCCGCCGAACGCGGCTGCCACATCCTCGACCCCCGCACCGGCCGGCCTCCGGCCGCCGCACTGGCCTCCCTCACCGTGATCTGCCGCGGCCTGACCGACGCCGACACGTACGCCACCGCCGGCTACGCCATGGGCGACCGGGCCCGCACCTGGCTGGAGTCCCTGCCCGGCACGCGTTCCCTCGCCATCGCGGCCGACGGCACCTCGTGGAGCACCGGCGGGCTCCGGCAGGGGCAGGCAGCGGAGCGGTGA
- a CDS encoding response regulator transcription factor, with product MTRILIVDDQDDVRAGIRAMLLLDPGLIVAGDLSDGLQAVPFLRAHPVDLVLMDIRMPGIDGVEATRRIREEHPPEKLRVIVLTTFDHDDIVLAALRAGANGFLSKTVSPAELVAGIAEVMGGGGALSAAATAALIGHMTDSPPPVIDQELLRRFDALTPRERDVIVLVASGLGNDEIAAQLHVSPFTVKTHAVRAMTKVGARDRAQLVSFTFRAGLYP from the coding sequence ATGACGCGCATTCTGATCGTCGACGACCAGGACGACGTGCGGGCCGGCATCCGGGCGATGCTTCTGCTCGACCCGGGCCTCATCGTCGCGGGTGATCTCTCCGACGGACTCCAGGCCGTCCCCTTCCTCCGGGCCCACCCCGTCGACCTGGTCCTGATGGACATCCGGATGCCCGGCATCGACGGGGTCGAAGCCACCCGCCGGATCCGCGAGGAGCACCCGCCCGAGAAGCTGCGGGTGATCGTGCTGACCACGTTCGACCACGACGACATCGTTCTCGCCGCCCTGCGCGCGGGCGCCAACGGTTTCCTGAGCAAGACCGTGAGCCCCGCTGAACTCGTCGCCGGGATCGCCGAGGTCATGGGCGGTGGTGGTGCGCTGTCCGCCGCCGCGACGGCCGCGCTCATCGGTCACATGACCGACAGTCCGCCGCCGGTGATCGACCAGGAGCTGCTGCGGCGCTTCGACGCTCTGACGCCCCGGGAGCGGGACGTGATCGTGCTCGTTGCGAGCGGTCTCGGCAACGACGAGATCGCGGCCCAGTTGCACGTCTCGCCGTTCACCGTGAAGACCCACGCCGTGCGGGCCATGACGAAGGTCGGCGCACGTGATCGAGCGCAACTGGTCTCGTTCACCTTCCGGGCCGGCCTCTATCCCTGA